Proteins from a genomic interval of Cytophagia bacterium CHB2:
- the rodA gene encoding rod shape-determining protein RodA, with protein sequence MLARTNISWKDIDKAIIICVLLLASAGLMAIYSATSSPVTSAVIKNSFSKQIIWFLMGAMIASAIVLTPAKYLRSSAYWLYGVCLVLLVLVLFIGGGKGVHRWFIIGPIYLQPAEIAKIATLLALARYLSDEARDLKSLKDIGVCFALVLAPTALILKEPDLGTAIVVVSLLLPVLFWAGLSPFIVFIIVSPVLTVISAFNVFTFGAVMLLIIAVLVLSKRKLPVLLAIFILNVGVGALTPKLWHGLKDYQKTRILTFVGIQEDPRGTGYQVAQSQVAIGSGGFWGKGWLRGTQTKLRFLPEQHTDFIFAVIGEEFGFWGVMIVLITFFVLFWRALGIAISAKNKFLVLMVVGCVTVLGVHVIVNTGMTVGIMPVTGIPLPFLSYGGSSLWMCMTLIGLILNAGARRFQY encoded by the coding sequence ATGTTAGCCCGCACGAACATTAGCTGGAAAGATATCGACAAAGCCATCATTATTTGCGTGCTGCTCTTGGCGTCTGCCGGTTTGATGGCAATCTACAGCGCCACCAGCTCGCCCGTTACCTCGGCCGTGATCAAAAACAGTTTTTCGAAACAAATCATCTGGTTTTTGATGGGCGCGATGATTGCATCAGCGATTGTGCTGACGCCGGCGAAATACCTCCGCAGCTCGGCCTACTGGCTTTACGGCGTCTGCCTCGTGTTGCTGGTGTTAGTGCTGTTCATCGGCGGCGGCAAGGGCGTGCATCGCTGGTTCATTATCGGCCCGATATATTTGCAACCTGCCGAAATCGCAAAAATCGCCACGTTGCTCGCATTGGCGCGCTATCTTTCGGACGAGGCGCGCGACTTGAAAAGCCTCAAAGATATCGGCGTTTGTTTCGCCTTGGTGTTGGCGCCGACCGCATTGATTTTAAAAGAGCCGGATCTTGGCACCGCCATTGTGGTCGTGTCTTTGCTGTTACCGGTTTTGTTTTGGGCGGGCCTCTCGCCGTTCATCGTTTTTATAATCGTCAGCCCGGTGCTCACGGTTATTTCAGCGTTCAATGTTTTCACGTTTGGCGCGGTGATGCTGCTCATTATCGCCGTGCTGGTGCTCTCCAAGCGCAAATTGCCGGTGTTGTTAGCCATCTTCATTCTCAATGTCGGCGTGGGCGCGCTCACGCCCAAGTTGTGGCATGGCCTGAAAGATTATCAAAAGACCCGCATTCTGACGTTCGTCGGCATACAGGAAGATCCGCGCGGCACCGGCTATCAAGTCGCGCAGTCACAGGTTGCCATTGGCTCCGGCGGTTTTTGGGGCAAAGGCTGGTTGCGCGGCACGCAAACCAAATTGCGCTTTCTGCCGGAACAACACACGGATTTCATCTTTGCTGTGATCGGCGAAGAATTCGGATTTTGGGGCGTGATGATTGTGCTGATTACGTTTTTTGTTTTATTCTGGCGCGCGCTCGGCATCGCAATCTCGGCAAAAAACAAATTTCTTGTGCTCATGGTGGTGGGATGTGTCACTGTGCTCGGCGTTCATGTCATTGTTAACACCGGAATGACGGTCGGCATCATGCCGGTGACCGGCATTCCCTTGCCATTTTTAAGCTACGGCGGCTCCTCGTTATGGATGTGCATGACGCTCATCGGCTTGATTCTAAACGCGGGCGCGCGGCGGTTTCAATATTGA
- the mrdA gene encoding penicillin-binding protein 2 — protein sequence MELNLESKRRIFAGGLALLFLVLIGRFAYVQLFKGEQFLEEANKNRVRIIDVDPPRGLIRDRFGEVLVENSPAYAIYAVPAEIRNAPEAYQIISTALRMSPDDLKQQIAKNKRGNFTPVKIGRQVDFAAFSLLNERRLELTGVDFRAESRRMYNHGVKAPHLFGYLSEISDAELNIYGNNYSPGDLIGKKGIERQYERIMRGEKGHRFIEVDAVGRVIRDLAGQDTTFFKDQEPEPGKDLLLGLDASLQRMLEAELAGKNGGAVVLNCKNGDVLALVSKPDFDPELFSKPLTPEIWNRLLNDPNKPLYDRMVQSLYPPGSTFKMITAFAGLQTGLINPNETVFCPGYYVFGGRTFDCHKKGGHGTVNLLGALEQSCNVYFYRMGFRVGLEHWTDYAKRFGFGIQTGIDLSEESGGLLPDEEYLDRRYGKGRWSKGMMLNLAIGQGDLLVTPLQMACFAMAIANEGRSFKPRLMRSILDPFTGKEEFPEPDSVYVRDIRAENWELVRRGMFLVVNGGRGTAVGSRVAGLISAGKTGTAQNPHGEPHGWFIGFAPFDDPQVAFCVFIENGGSGSGAAAPIAKKILSFLHQNNKLGTQPEPIDSAD from the coding sequence ATGGAATTGAACCTGGAATCAAAGCGCCGGATTTTTGCCGGCGGCCTTGCGCTGCTGTTTCTCGTTTTGATCGGCCGCTTTGCCTACGTGCAGCTTTTCAAGGGCGAACAGTTTCTCGAGGAAGCCAACAAAAACCGCGTGCGCATCATTGATGTCGATCCGCCGCGCGGCTTGATTCGCGACCGTTTCGGCGAAGTGTTGGTCGAGAACAGCCCGGCTTATGCGATTTATGCCGTTCCCGCCGAAATCCGCAATGCGCCGGAGGCTTATCAAATCATCTCCACCGCGTTGCGCATGTCGCCCGATGACCTGAAACAGCAAATCGCCAAAAACAAACGCGGCAATTTCACGCCGGTCAAAATCGGCCGCCAGGTTGATTTTGCCGCCTTCAGCCTGCTGAATGAACGCCGCCTGGAGTTGACGGGCGTGGATTTTCGCGCGGAATCGCGCCGCATGTACAACCACGGCGTCAAGGCGCCGCATTTGTTCGGTTATTTGAGCGAAATCAGCGACGCCGAATTGAACATATACGGCAACAATTACAGCCCGGGCGATCTCATCGGCAAAAAAGGCATCGAACGCCAGTATGAGAGAATCATGCGCGGCGAAAAAGGGCATCGCTTCATCGAAGTCGATGCCGTCGGCCGCGTCATTCGCGATCTCGCCGGGCAGGATACCACCTTCTTCAAAGACCAGGAGCCTGAGCCGGGCAAAGATTTATTGCTCGGGCTTGATGCCTCGCTGCAACGTATGCTCGAAGCGGAATTGGCCGGCAAAAACGGCGGGGCGGTGGTGTTGAATTGCAAGAACGGCGATGTGCTGGCGCTGGTGAGCAAACCGGATTTTGATCCCGAATTGTTCTCTAAACCGTTGACGCCGGAAATTTGGAATCGCCTGCTCAACGATCCGAATAAACCGTTGTATGATCGCATGGTGCAGAGCCTGTATCCGCCCGGCTCGACGTTTAAAATGATTACTGCCTTCGCCGGCCTGCAAACCGGCTTGATCAATCCCAATGAAACGGTTTTTTGTCCGGGGTATTATGTTTTTGGTGGCCGCACATTTGATTGCCACAAAAAGGGCGGCCACGGCACGGTGAATTTGCTCGGCGCGCTCGAACAATCCTGCAATGTTTATTTTTATCGCATGGGCTTTCGCGTCGGCTTGGAACATTGGACGGATTACGCTAAACGTTTCGGCTTTGGCATACAAACCGGCATCGATCTGAGTGAAGAAAGCGGGGGCTTGCTGCCGGATGAGGAGTATCTCGACCGGCGCTACGGCAAGGGCCGCTGGAGCAAAGGCATGATGTTAAACCTCGCGATTGGGCAGGGCGATTTACTGGTGACGCCTTTGCAAATGGCCTGTTTTGCCATGGCCATTGCAAACGAGGGCCGCAGTTTTAAGCCGCGCTTGATGCGCAGCATTCTGGATCCCTTCACGGGCAAAGAAGAATTCCCCGAGCCGGATTCGGTTTATGTGCGCGATATTCGAGCCGAAAATTGGGAATTGGTCCGGCGCGGCATGTTTTTGGTGGTAAACGGCGGTCGCGGCACGGCGGTCGGCTCGCGGGTTGCGGGACTCATCAGCGCGGGTAAAACCGGAACCGCACAGAATCCGCACGGCGAGCCGCACGGATGGTTCATTGGATTTGCACCGTTCGACGATCCGCAAGTCGCGTTTTGTGTGTTCATCGAAAACGGCGGCTCGGGCAGCGGCGCAGCGGCGCCCATTGCCAAAAAAATTCTCAGCTTTCTTCATCAAAACAATAAACTCGGCACGCAGCCGGAGCCTATCGACTCGGCAGATTGA
- the mreD gene encoding rod shape-determining protein MreD, whose product MTQLAKRVVKYLLLFSSFLLVQVSLIPLLTIYEIAPDLMLIGVVLSAIRHGAIAAIVTGFVAGLAQDAVSTHLYGLQALAKAVAGFVAAYFARDKLKFDLQVTLGIALAAALAHNVIRDTIYYFDADFGFWYTIIRYVIPNSLYTLALTAITHLLFAKSFKRKS is encoded by the coding sequence ATAACTCAGTTGGCGAAACGTGTTGTCAAATACCTTCTGCTGTTTTCGAGCTTCTTGCTCGTGCAAGTCAGCTTGATTCCGCTGTTGACCATTTACGAAATCGCGCCGGATTTAATGTTGATCGGCGTGGTGCTCTCCGCGATTCGGCATGGCGCAATTGCCGCGATCGTGACGGGCTTCGTCGCTGGGCTGGCGCAAGATGCCGTCAGCACACATTTGTACGGTTTGCAGGCGCTGGCCAAAGCCGTGGCCGGCTTTGTTGCCGCTTATTTCGCGCGCGACAAGCTGAAATTCGACTTGCAGGTCACGCTCGGCATTGCTCTTGCAGCCGCGCTGGCGCATAATGTGATTCGCGACACCATTTATTATTTCGATGCCGATTTCGGTTTTTGGTATACGATTATCCGCTACGTGATTCCGAATTCCCTGTACACGTTGGCGCTGACCGCGATTACACACTTGTTGTTCGCCAAGAGTTTTAAGAGAAAATCGTGA
- the mreC gene encoding rod shape-determining protein MreC codes for MKTALLDRSNEYLISRREYFTLFAAVVAALAILFNNNAPQIDALRGVALDRFAFFQEKMSWFARLSQSAEEVSALRQRATQLMLENSQLREAYLENFRLRRMLDYRQREPLQFRAARVLSAERSRTPNTVVIDLGKQDNMRVNMPVVTPEGLAGKIYRVHDRTSLVQLMLDRNFSVSARAQGGRVLGIVSWSDTRGLEMTGVPRNAVLQTGDVVVTSDYSALYPPGLRIGKIQQPSFEKGEPFMRIPLEPAVQFNSLEEVFVIITPPERFKVYVAADSSRGE; via the coding sequence ATGAAAACTGCGCTGCTCGATCGTTCGAACGAATATCTCATCTCGCGGCGGGAATATTTTACGCTGTTTGCCGCCGTAGTGGCGGCGCTTGCGATTCTATTCAACAACAATGCGCCGCAGATCGACGCTCTGCGCGGCGTGGCCCTCGATCGCTTCGCGTTCTTTCAGGAAAAGATGAGCTGGTTCGCCCGCTTGTCGCAATCGGCTGAGGAAGTGAGCGCGCTGCGCCAGCGCGCGACGCAACTCATGCTGGAAAACAGCCAACTGCGTGAAGCCTATCTGGAAAATTTTCGTTTGCGCCGCATGCTGGATTATCGCCAGCGTGAGCCTTTGCAATTTCGCGCGGCGCGTGTGCTGTCTGCGGAACGCAGCCGCACGCCCAACACCGTGGTGATCGATTTGGGCAAACAAGATAACATGCGTGTCAACATGCCGGTGGTGACGCCCGAAGGTTTGGCCGGCAAGATTTACCGGGTGCATGATCGCACCAGCCTGGTGCAACTGATGCTCGACCGCAATTTCAGCGTGAGCGCGCGCGCGCAAGGTGGGCGTGTCCTGGGCATCGTGTCGTGGAGCGACACGCGCGGCCTCGAAATGACCGGCGTGCCGCGCAACGCGGTGCTGCAAACAGGAGACGTGGTGGTGACGTCGGATTACAGCGCCCTCTACCCGCCGGGCTTGCGCATCGGCAAAATTCAGCAGCCTTCTTTTGAAAAAGGTGAACCGTTTATGCGTATTCCGCTCGAGCCGGCGGTGCAGTTCAACAGCCTCGAAGAAGTGTTCGTGATCATCACGCCGCCCGAACGCTTCAAGGTGTATGTTGCAGCGGATTCTAGCCGGGGAGAATAA
- a CDS encoding rod shape-determining protein encodes MNFSLQNFLSTDIAMDLGTANTLVYVRGKGILVNEPSIVALRKIDQEIVAYGHAAKEMQGRTPNEIITVRPMKDGVIADFELAEAMIRHFIRTVQATRIWRPRMAISIPSGVTEVEKRAVRDSAEHAGAREVHLIDEPMAAAIGIGLPIDEPVGSMVIDIGGGTTEIAVISLSGIVNHSSIRIAGDEMNEAIVQHFKRNYNLLIGENTAEQIKITLGSAAPFQDKTTMTVRGRDLVAGIPKTVEITSMEVQEALADCVNSIVEATKHCLEQTPPELSADILDRGIALSGGGALLKGLDERLRRETSLPIIVAEDPLTAVVRGTGKVLEAIHKYQKVLTKVKRY; translated from the coding sequence ATGAATTTCTCTCTGCAAAATTTTTTGTCAACTGATATTGCCATGGATTTGGGCACGGCCAATACGCTGGTGTACGTGCGCGGCAAGGGGATATTGGTCAATGAACCGAGCATCGTTGCCTTGCGTAAAATTGATCAGGAAATCGTGGCCTATGGCCACGCGGCCAAAGAAATGCAGGGCCGCACTCCCAACGAGATCATTACCGTGCGGCCGATGAAAGACGGCGTGATCGCAGATTTTGAGCTGGCTGAGGCCATGATTCGCCATTTCATCCGCACGGTACAGGCGACGCGCATCTGGAGGCCGCGTATGGCCATCAGCATCCCCAGCGGCGTCACCGAAGTCGAAAAACGCGCGGTGCGCGACTCCGCCGAACATGCCGGCGCGCGCGAAGTTCATTTGATCGATGAGCCGATGGCGGCGGCTATCGGCATCGGCTTGCCGATTGACGAGCCGGTGGGCAGCATGGTGATCGATATCGGCGGCGGCACCACGGAAATTGCGGTGATCTCGCTTTCCGGTATTGTGAATCACAGCTCGATTCGCATCGCGGGCGATGAGATGAATGAGGCCATCGTGCAACATTTCAAACGCAATTACAACTTGTTGATTGGCGAAAATACCGCGGAGCAAATCAAGATCACGCTGGGCTCGGCAGCGCCGTTTCAAGACAAGACGACGATGACAGTGCGCGGCCGCGATTTGGTGGCGGGCATTCCCAAGACCGTCGAGATCACGTCGATGGAAGTGCAGGAGGCGCTTGCAGATTGCGTGAATTCGATTGTCGAAGCGACGAAACATTGCCTGGAACAAACGCCGCCGGAATTATCTGCGGATATTTTGGATCGCGGCATTGCGCTCTCCGGAGGCGGCGCGTTGCTGAAAGGCCTGGATGAACGTTTGCGCCGCGAAACCAGCCTGCCCATCATCGTTGCGGAAGATCCGCTTACGGCCGTGGTGCGCGGCACCGGCAAAGTGCTGGAGGCGATTCACAAATATCAAAAAGTTTTGACGAAGGTGAAGCGGTATTAG
- the purH gene encoding bifunctional phosphoribosylaminoimidazolecarboxamide formyltransferase/IMP cyclohydrolase encodes MVQSIKRALISVYDKTSLLELARVLVEHNIEIIATGGTSRVLQENGFQITSIEKVTGFPEVLEGRVKTLHPKIFGGLLARRDLPAHLAETAAQGIALIDLVVVNLYPFRETISRPQTTLEEALENIDIGGVALMRAAAKNFAAIAVLTHPGQYAAFCEELRKHNGGLTETTRRQLALGAFACTAAYDAVIHAYLQRTAERAVLPASLLFALEKQQDLRYGENPHQRAGFYRDSLSPASGFLSSRQLQGKELSYNNIADADAALNLVRLFQEPCCVIIKHANPCGVAVGDSLAAAYENAKVTDPASAFGGIVGFNREVDGETAARVAELFTEVIIAPAFSTEAQRIFAGKKNLRLLEMEGIRTPAPAALEFKAVAGGVLVQEQDVNAEEDSRFKIVTQRQPTQPEWQALRFAWKVVRLVKSNAVIYCGPDRTLGIGAGQMSRVDAAIIAVEKAKRAGLSVQGAAVASDAFFPFADSVEEAARAGATAIIQPGGSLRDAEVIAAADRHQLAMVFTGVRHFRH; translated from the coding sequence ATCGTGCAATCCATCAAACGCGCGCTGATTAGCGTGTACGACAAAACCAGCCTGCTCGAATTGGCGCGGGTTTTAGTCGAGCACAATATCGAAATCATCGCCACCGGCGGCACCAGCCGCGTTTTGCAGGAGAACGGCTTTCAGATTACGTCGATCGAAAAAGTCACCGGTTTTCCGGAAGTGCTGGAGGGCCGCGTGAAAACGCTGCATCCCAAAATTTTTGGCGGACTGCTGGCGCGGCGCGATCTGCCCGCGCATCTTGCGGAAACGGCGGCGCAGGGCATTGCTTTGATTGATTTGGTAGTCGTCAATCTCTATCCTTTTCGTGAAACGATTAGCCGTCCGCAGACCACGTTGGAAGAAGCTCTCGAAAACATCGACATTGGCGGTGTGGCGCTGATGCGCGCTGCAGCAAAAAATTTTGCCGCGATTGCAGTATTGACGCATCCCGGTCAATATGCGGCCTTCTGCGAAGAACTGCGCAAACACAACGGCGGACTGACGGAAACCACGCGACGGCAACTCGCGCTCGGCGCGTTTGCCTGCACGGCTGCGTATGACGCGGTGATCCATGCTTATCTGCAACGAACGGCGGAACGCGCGGTTTTGCCCGCTTCGCTGTTGTTTGCGCTCGAAAAGCAACAGGATTTGCGCTACGGCGAGAATCCACATCAGCGTGCGGGATTTTATCGTGACAGTTTGAGTCCAGCATCGGGGTTTCTCAGCAGCCGGCAGTTGCAAGGCAAAGAGCTTTCGTACAACAACATCGCTGACGCCGACGCCGCGCTCAATCTCGTGCGCCTGTTTCAAGAACCATGCTGTGTGATCATCAAGCATGCCAATCCCTGCGGCGTTGCGGTTGGCGATTCGTTGGCAGCCGCTTATGAAAACGCAAAGGTGACTGATCCGGCTTCCGCCTTCGGCGGTATTGTCGGTTTCAATCGCGAAGTAGACGGCGAAACCGCGGCGCGCGTTGCCGAGCTTTTTACGGAAGTGATCATCGCGCCCGCGTTTAGCACGGAAGCACAGCGCATTTTTGCAGGCAAAAAAAATCTGCGGTTGCTCGAGATGGAAGGTATCCGCACGCCAGCGCCGGCGGCATTGGAATTCAAAGCCGTGGCCGGCGGCGTGCTGGTGCAGGAACAAGATGTAAATGCGGAGGAGGACTCCCGTTTCAAAATTGTCACACAGCGACAGCCCACGCAACCGGAATGGCAGGCTCTGCGGTTTGCCTGGAAAGTGGTGCGGCTGGTGAAATCCAACGCTGTGATTTATTGCGGTCCGGATCGCACACTCGGGATTGGCGCCGGACAAATGAGCCGGGTGGATGCCGCGATTATTGCCGTGGAAAAAGCGAAGCGTGCCGGGCTCTCCGTGCAAGGCGCAGCCGTCGCGAGCGACGCATTTTTCCCTTTCGCCGATAGTGTTGAGGAAGCCGCACGCGCCGGCGCAACCGCAATTATTCAACCGGGCGGTTCGCTGCGCGACGCCGAAGTGATCGCGGCAGCAGACCGTCATCAACTGGCAATGGTTTTTACCGGCGTCCGGCACTTTCGCCATTAA
- a CDS encoding phosphoribosylglycinamide formyltransferase, with protein sequence MNLRLAVFASGRGSNFKAILDAIQSGTLDAKVVLLISDQPQAGALQTAAQAGIPTRIIAPNALATSEDYGKALLQALAECDSNFIVLAGFLRMIPAAVIKAFSGRIINIHPALLPSFGGKGMYGLRVHQAVLDYGCKVSGATVHLVDENYDTGKPLVQRCVPVYEDDTPESLAARVLKVEHQILPEALQLFAKDRVVIDDRGVRILT encoded by the coding sequence ATGAACCTCCGTCTCGCCGTTTTTGCCAGCGGCCGCGGCTCGAACTTCAAGGCCATTCTCGATGCCATTCAGTCCGGCACACTTGATGCAAAAGTGGTTTTGTTGATCAGCGATCAACCACAAGCCGGCGCTCTGCAAACCGCCGCGCAGGCCGGCATCCCGACGCGAATCATCGCGCCGAATGCTTTGGCAACAAGTGAGGATTACGGCAAGGCGTTATTGCAAGCGCTGGCTGAGTGTGACAGCAACTTCATCGTGCTCGCGGGTTTTCTGCGCATGATTCCAGCGGCGGTGATCAAGGCGTTCAGCGGCCGCATCATCAATATTCACCCCGCGCTGCTGCCAAGCTTTGGCGGCAAAGGCATGTACGGCTTGCGCGTGCACCAAGCCGTGCTCGATTACGGCTGCAAAGTGAGCGGCGCAACCGTGCATCTCGTCGATGAAAATTATGATACCGGCAAACCGCTGGTGCAGCGCTGTGTGCCGGTTTATGAGGATGACACACCCGAGTCGCTCGCGGCGCGGGTTCTGAAAGTCGAGCATCAAATTTTACCGGAAGCGTTGCAATTGTTTGCGAAGGATCGTGTGGTGATTGATGATCGAGGCGTTCGGATTTTAACGTAA